The following nucleotide sequence is from Streptomyces xiamenensis.
GTGTCGCCACCTCGCTCGGCTTCGGTGTCATGCAGATATCCGCGGGCGCCGACTTCCTCGGCTGGGCCGACAACCCGGGCACCGCGCTCCAGGTGGCGCTGATCGTCGGCATCACGCTGCTGGCGCTGCTCTCGGTGCTCTCCGGGCTCGGCAAGGGCATGAAGTGGCTGTCCAACACCAACATGGTGCTGTTCTTCTGCCTGATGGCCTTCATCCTGATCGCCGGCTCCACCACCCTGCTGCTGTCGGACTTCACCGAGAACATCGGCAACTACCTCCAGGCGCTGCCCTCGCTCAGCTTCGACACCGGTGCCGCCCATGGCGAAGAGGGCCGGGCGTGGGTGAGCGGCTGGACCGTCTTCTACTGGGGCTGGTGGATCTCCTGGGCGCCCTTCGTCGGCATCTTCATCGCCCGCGTCTCCAAGGGCCGCACCGTGCGGCAGTTCGTCGGCGGCGTGCTGCTGGTGCCCTCGCTGCTGACCTTCTTCTGGTACTCCGTGATCGGCGGCTCGGCCGTCCAGCAGGAGCGGGGCGAGCCCGGCTCGATGGTCGGCGCGGACGGCGTGGACAAGGACAGTGCCCTCTTCCAGCTGCTGGACCACTTCCCGGGCGGCGCCCTGGTCGCGGGTCTGACCATGCTGCTGATCGTGCTGTTCTTCGTCACCTCCTCGGACTCCGGTTCGTACGTGGTGGACATGCTGGCCTCCGGCGGGGACCCGACGCCGCCGCGCTGGAGCCGCGTGTTCTGGTCGGTGGTCGAGGGCACGGTGGCCATCGCGCTGCTGGTGGCCGCGGGCAGTGACGCGCTCACCACGCTCCAAACGGTGGCGATCATCATCGCCCTGCCCTTCAGTTTCGTGATGATCGCGATGTGTATCGCCACGCTGAAGCAGTTCCGCGCGGAACGGGCCGCCTACCTGGCGGCCGAGCGCCGCAAGACGGAGACGCGACTGATCGAGGAGGCCGTGGCCGCGCTCGAGGAGGCCGACAAAGCGACGGCCGAGGGCGTGAACGGCACCGGCAAGAAGCCGACGGCCACCACCCGCACCTGATCGTTACGTCCCTCTGCACAGCCCCCGGGCGCCGGTCCACTCCCGTACCGGCCCCGGGGGCTTCCTCATGCGCGGCGCCGCTGAGGCGCCATCGGACGGGCGGGTGGGTGCCCGGATCTTCGGTCGAAAACCTCCGTGAACTCATGGAATCAGATACTCTGATTCCATGAGGACGATGACGGCGACAGAGGTCGCGCGCAATTTCGCCTCCGTGCTGGACCGTGCCGAGCATGGGGAAACCATCGTGATCACCCGTGGCGGTCGCCGGTTGGCCACCCTCGCCCCCACGCCGGCCGGGAACGGAGCCGCGATCAAGGAGTTCCTTGCCGCGCAATCCCTTGACGAGGACTTCGCCGACGACGTGGCGGCGGCCCGGGAGAGTGTGACCGACGAGATGGGCGCGACATGGCACGACGACTGATCCTGGACACCGGCGTCGTCATCCGGGCGGAGCGCAGCGGTGCCGGCCTCGGTCGGCTGCTCGACGACGAGGACGATGTAACCATCGCGGCGGTGACGCTGGCCGAGTTGCAGTTCGGTGTGGAGCTGGCGGACGGCGCCCGACGAGAGCGCCGACAGGCGTTCGTCGACGGCGTGCGGGCGCTCATTCCCGTCGAGGATTACACAGCCGAGATCGCGGTCGTCCACGCCCGCCTCCTCGCCGCCGTCCGCCGCCAGGGCAAGCCACGAGGCGCCCACGACCTCATCGTCGCGGCGACAGCGGCTGCCACCGCGCGAACATTGCTCACCATGGACGACAAGGCCGCCTTCGACGGCCTGCCGGGGGTGCGTGCCTCGATTCTCCCCGCGGAGCCCTCCGGCCGGTCGCGGGGCTGAAGGGGCCGACCGGGCCACCTCCCTCGCCGGTCCCCCCGGGGCCGGTCCACTCCCGTACCGGCCCCGGGGGCTTCCTCATGCGCGGCGGCGCCGGGGGTCGAGTTTCTGGTCGAACCGGCACTCGGGCGCCCCGGAGGGCGCTGGTTCGCCGCTGAGCGCGTGGCACAGCCGCGCGTGCAGGAGTTCCGCCTCGACGGCCGAGAGCAGGACCACCCGGGTCTCGCCGTTCACCGGCACGGGCACCTGGAGCGGTGGCGTCACAGCGCCACCACCGTCAGGACCTCGCGCAGACTGCGCTTGAGGACGCAGAAGTGGTACGCCAGCTCCTCGGTGGAGGCGGAGTCGAGCCGCAGGCTCTCCGCATCGGCCAAGTTCTCCCGTGCCACCGTGAGAACGGCCGACCTCCGTACGTCGGCCACCTGCTCATTCGGGTAACGCGTGGTGCCGTGTGACACGTTGACCTCCCTCCTTGGAGTCGTTCCTCTACTCACCGTGACGTACCACGGGCGGTCCGCGCGGCGTCAAACAAGGCGTCAAATGGGTGTCATTCGCCGACGGTTGGCGTTACCGTGAGGAGCGTGACGACCACACCGAACAGCGCTCTGCGAGCCGTCCGCATGGGATTGCATGAGCCAGGACGACTTGGCCCGTGCGATCAGGGAGGCGGGAGTGCCAGGTGCCTCAAAGCGGTTGGTCCAGCGCTGGGAGGCGGGCGTCACCACCAGTCCGCGGCCGGTGTACGCGCGGGCGCTGGAGCAGGTGACCGGGTTGCCGATCGAGGCGCTGGGTTTCGCCGCGCCGATTCCCCTGGGTGAGGTGGCGGACGACGGCCGGGGTGGCCACGACATGACGGTTGCCGCCAAGGAGGCCGCCGCCTCGCCGGTGGCTCACGGTCATCGGGCCAACCACTCCGGTATCTGGCTGTCGCGCTACGAATACTTCAGTTCGGGCCGTGGGGCCGCTTTCGTCGGGCTGCACCATGTCGTGGTGCTCCAGCACGGCAGCCGGCTGACCGTCCGCAGCCTCCCCGGCTCCTCGGACTCGTCGTTGATCATGGACCTCGTGATTGACGGCACTGTCATCACCGGTACCTGGACCGAGGAGACCGCCCGGGACAGCTATTACCAGGGCGCCCGTTACCACGGCGCGATACAACTCCTGGCCGAGCCCACCGGCCGCCGGATGGTGGGCAAGTGGGTGGGGTTCGGCAAGGAATTCGATGTGAACACCGGACCGTGGCAGCTCGTCTTCCGGGACGCCTCCACGGCGAAGGCCGCGGTGGAGAGATACAACCACCGCCCGCAGGAGTAGCGGCGGTCCGCCGGTTCCACCCGGCGGCCCGTCTCAGGAAGACGGCTGTTCCGCGTGCTCCTGGGCCAGTGCCGCCTCGTACGTGTGGAAGGTGACGACGAACAACCGCCGCTGTTCCGGGGTCAGCGGGGCCAGGGCCATCGACGGGATCGCTTCGGGCACCTGGATGCGCTCGACGCGTCCGACCATCCGGGGCACCAGCAGCGGACTCCTGACGGCCTCGTCCACGTCCGCCGCGTCGGAGGGGTTCGACCTCACGCACCTCGGGAGTTGTCGTCGTTCGCCGTTCATCGTCGCCGCTCGCCCGGGGGTCGCGGGCAGGGCACGGGGCACGGACTAATCCTGCGGCTCCGGCAGCCACTGCTCGACGGCCGCGGGGTTCTGCGTCACCCAGCGTTCGGCCGCGGCCATCGGCGACAGCCCCTCCGCCTCGATCAGCCGGGCGACCTCGTTCTGGTCGTCCGTCGTCCACCGGAAGGCGCGCAGGAACTCGGCGGCCGGGGCCTCGGTCTGGGCGAAGGCGGCGTTGAGGTACTTGCGCGGGGCCAGGTCGGGGTAGGCGCAGGCGACCGTCTCCGGGTCGTTCTGGCAGCCCAGGGTGTACCGGGGGAGCTTTATCTCGGCCATCTCCACCTCGGCGTTCAGCCAGTGCGGCTGCCACCAGTAGGTGAGCAGGGGCGTGCCCTCGGCCGCGGCGCGGGTGATGTTCTCCACCAGGGCGCTCTCGCTGCCGGCCGCCACGGGGGTGAGGTCCAGGCCGAGTTCCTCGATGATCGCCGCGTCGAAGGTGGCGTAGGCGGCGTCGGCCTGGAGGAGTTCGCCGTTGAAGTCCTCGGCGAAGTCGTTGAGGTTCTCCCAGTCGAGGACCTCGGGGTGCGCGTCGGAGAACCGTTTCGGCACGAACCACCCTATGTGGCCGGTGATCCCCAGGTCCCCGGCGTCCACCACGCTGCGCTTCTGCCGGACGTACAGCTCCGTCTTCTCCGGCAGACCGCCCCAGTCCTCCAGCAGTGCCTGGACGGTGCCGTCGTTCAGGCCGTCCCAGGCGCGGGCCTGGTCCACCGGCATCCAATCCACGCCGACACCCAGTTCGGTCTCCAAAACGTACGCCGCCACGGCCGCGTTGGCCTGCCCGCCCGGCCAGTCGGGGACCGCTATCGCGATCCGTTCGCCCAGCTCCTCACCGGCGCCGGCCACCCCTTCGTCCAGCAGAGCGCAGCCGCCGCTCAGGGTGAGGCCCAGCACCGCGACTCCCGCGATCAGGACGCGCCGGCAGTTCCGCATGGTGTCCGTTCCTTCGGCCTTCAGGCTGGGCGGCGGGGCGGCCCCGTGGCGCGCGAGCGAACGCACGCGCGTACGGGGCCGCATTCCGCAGGATATGCCCAACCGGTCAGATCAGGCCCAGTGCGCGCACGGCCTCCCGCTCGTCCGCGAGCTCCTGGACGGAGGCGTCGATCCGGGTGCGGGAGAACGCGTTGATCTCCAGACCCTGGACGATCTCGTACGTACCACCCGAAGTGGTGACCGGGAAGGAGGAGATCAGACCCTCGGGAACGCCGTACGAGCCGTCCGACGGGATCGCCATCGAGGTCCAGTCACCGGCGGCGGTGCCGTTCACCCAGGTGTGGACGTGGTCGATGGCGGCGTTGGCGGCCGACGCGGCCGAGGAAGCGCCGCGCGCCTCGATGATGGCGGCGCCGCGCTTGGCGACGGTGGGAATGAATTCATCCGCCAGCCACGCCTCGTCGTTCACGGTTTCGGCGGCGTTCTTCCCGCCGATCTCCGCGTGGAAGATGTCGGGGTACTGGGTCGCCGAGTGGTTGCCCCAGATGGTCAGCCGGCGGATCTCGGAGACCGGCACGCCGGTCTTCTTCGCCAGCTGGGTCAGCGCCCGGTTGTGGTCGAGGCGGGTCATCGCCGTGAACCGCTCCGCCGGTACGTCGGGGGCCGCCGCCTGCGCGATCAGCGCGTTGGTGTTGGCCGGGTTGCCCACCACCAGCACCTTGATGTCGTCCGCCGCGTGGTCGTTGATCGCCTTGCCCTGCGGCTTGAAGATCCCGCCGTTGGCCTCCAGCAGATCGCCGCGCTCCATGCCCTTGGTACGGGGGCGGGCGCCGACCAGCAGCGCCACGTTGGTGCCGTCGAAGGCGACGTTGGGGTCATCGGAGATGTCGATGCCGTCCAGCAGCGGGAAGGCCGAGTCGTCCAGCTCCATGGCGGTGCCCTCGGCGGCCTTCAGCGCCGGGGTGATCTCCAGCAGCCGCAGCCGGACCGGGACATCGGGGCCGAGCAGCTGGCCGGAGGCGATCCGGAACAGCAGCGCGTAGCCGATCTGGCCGGCCGCGCCGGTGACGGTGACGTTGACGGGGGTGCGGGGCATCTCTGACCAACTCCGGTGATGTGGTGACGGGTTCCGAGAGCGCGTGGGCCCCGGCGCCACCGGGGCCCACGCGGTACTGCCGAACTGCCGCCGCGTTACGCGGTGGCGGCGATCTTCTTCTTCAGGTTCTCGTCGAGAGCGGCGAGGAACTCCTCGGTGGTCAGCCACGGCTGGTCCTTGCCGATGAGCAGCGCCAGGTCCTTGGTCATCTGACCGGCCTCGACGGTCTCGATGCAGACCTGCTCCAGCTTGTGCGCGAACTCGGTCACCTCGGGGGTGTTGTCGAGCTTGCCGCGGTGGGCCAGGCCCCGGGTCCAGGCGAAGATCGAGGCGATCGGGTTGGTGGAGGTCGCCTTGCCCTGCTGGTGCTGCCGGTAGTGGCGGGTGACCGTACCGTGCGCGGCCTCGGCCTCGACGGTCTTGCCGTCGGGGGTCATCAGCACGGAGGTCATCAGGCCCAGCGAGCCGAAGCCCTGGGCGACGATGTCGGACTGCACGTCACCGTCGTAGTTCTTGCAGGCCCACACGTAGCCGCCCTCCCACTTCAGGGCGGCGGCGACCATGTCGTCGATCAGCCGGTGCTCGTAGGTGAGCCCGCGCGCGTCGAACTCCGCCTTGAACTCGGCGTCGAAGACCTCCTGGAACAGATCCTTGAAGCGGCCGTCGTAGGCCTTGAGGATCGTGTTCTTGGTGGACATGTAGACCGGGAAGTTGCGCTCCAGGCCGTACCGGAAGGAGGACCGCGCGAAGTCGCGGATGGAGTCGTCCAGGTTGTACATGGCCAGGGCGACACCGGAGCTCGGGAAGTCGTAGACCTCCAGCTCCATGGGCTCGGAGCCGTCCTTCGGGGTGAAGGACAGGGTCAGGGTGCCCTCGCCGGGGATCTTGACGTCGGTGGCGCGGTACTGGTCGCCGAAGGCGTGACGGCCGACGACGATCGGCTTGGTCCAGCCCGGGACCAGACGCGGCACGTTCTCCATGATGATCGGCTCGCGGAAGATGACACCGCCCAGGATGTTGCGGATGGTGCCGTTGGGCGAGCGGTACATGCGCTTGAGGCCGAACTCCTCGACCCGCGCCTCGTCCGGGGTGATGGTGGCGCACTTCACGCCGACGCCGTACTGCTTGATGGCCTCGGCCGCGTCGACCGTCACCTGGTCGTTGGTGGCGTCGCGGTGCTCGATGCCGAGGTCGTAGTACTTCAGCTCGACGTCGAGGTACGGAAGGATCAGCTTGTCCTTGATGAACTGCCAGATGATGCGGGTCATCTCGTCGCCGTCGAGTTCGACGACGGGGTTGGCTACCTTGATCTTTGCCATGGGTACGGTCTGTCCCTCCGGGCCGGCTGGGTCGTTCTGGGATCTCAATATCTCGTCATCAAGATACCCAGGCCCACCCTAGCCCCCGCCCCGGCCCCCGCCCAAGGGATGACCGCACCCGGCTCCGGGCGGGATCCCCCCGCGTACGCCCCCCGCTCACCTCCCCGCCGCACCCCGGGGCACCAGTTCCGCCCGCAACTGCTCCAGGGCCCACTCCAGGTCCTGGGGCGAGATGACCAGCGGTGGCGCGATCCGGATCGTCGAGCCGTGGGTGTCCTTCACCAGCACCCCGCGCCGCAGCAGCCGCTCCGAGATCTCCCGGCCCGTACCGAGCGCCGGGTCGATGTCCACCCCCGCCCACAGGCCGCGCCCGCGCACCTCGGTCACCGCCCCGGCTCCCACCCAGCCGGCCAGCTCCTGGTGCAGCCGCTCGCCCAGATCGCGCGCCCGGCGCTGCGGCTCGCCCTCCCGCAGCATCGCGATCACCTCCAGCGCCACCGCGCACGCCAGCGGATTGCCGCCGAACGTCGAGCCGTGCTCCCCGGGCCGCAGCACCCCCAGCACCGCGGCCGAGGACACCACCGCCGACACCGGCAGCACCCCGCCGCCCAGCGCCTTGCCCAGGATGTACATGTCGGGCACCACGTGCTCGTGCTCGCACGCGAACGTCGCCCCGGTGCGGCCCAGGCCCGACTGGATCTCGTCCGCCAGGAACAGGACGTCACGCGCCCGGGTCAGCTCCCGTACCCCCGCCAGATAGCCGGGCGGCGGCACCCGTACCCCCGCCTCGCCCTGGATGGGCTCCAGCAGCACCGCCACCACGTCCCCGGCGTGCTCGTCCAGCACCGCCTCCAGCGCCGCCAGGTCCCCGTACGGCACGATCTCGAAGCCCGGCGTGTAGGGGCCGAAGTCCGCCCGCGCCTCCTCGTCCGTCGAGAAGCTCACGATCGTCGTGGTCCTGCCGTGGAAGTTCTGGTCCGCGACCACGATCTTCGCCCGCCCGGGGCGTACGCCCTTCACCCGGTAGCCCCACGCCCGGGCCGTCTTGACCGCCGTCTCCACGGCCTCGGCGCCGGTGTTCATCGGGAGCACCATCTCCATCCCGCACAGCTCGGCCAGCCCGGCGCAGAAGTCGGCGAAGTGCTCGTGGTGGAAGGCGCGCGAGGTCAGGGTCAGCCGGCTCAGCTGCGCCCTGGCCTCGGCGATCAGCCGCGGATGCCCGTGCCCGAAGTTGAGCGCCGAGTAGCCGGCCAGCAGGTCCAGATAGCGGCGGCCCTCCACATCGGTCATCCAGGCGCCGCGCGCCGAGGCGATCACCACCGGCAGGGGGGCGTAGTTGTGCGCGCTGTGCTCCTCGGCGGCGCCGATCAGCTCGGCCGACGACTTCCCGGACACGTTCGCGATCATGGGCGCTCTCCTGTGATCTTCCGGCGGCTCTGACGGGGATCATCCGCCGCCGATTGTCGCGCCGGGTGCCGGGACGCGGAAGAAAGCGCGGGCGAACGTCCGGTCAGCGGACAGTGTGCGGCGCCGCCCCGGTACCCGCCGGAACGCCCGCCCCACCCGTGTCACGGACCACCGGGCGCCTGAGACAATGGGTGCCATGGCCACTGATCGTCCCCGCGTGCTCTCCGGAATCCAGCCGACCTCGGGCTCGTTCCACCTCGGCAACTACCTCGGCGCCGTCCGCCAGTGGGTGTCGCTCCAGGAGACGCACGACGCCTTCTACATGGTGGTCGATCTGCACGCCATCACCATCCCGCAGGATCCGGCCGAGCTGCGCGCCTCGACCCGGCTGGCCGCCGCCCAGCTGCTGGCCGCCGGGGTGGACCCGGACCGCTGCACGCTGTTCGTCCAGAGCCATGTCGCCGAGCACACCCAGCTCGCCTGGGTGATGAACTGCCTCACCGGCTTCGGCGAGGCGTCCCGGATGACGCAGTTCAAGGACAAGTCCGCCAAGCAGGGCGCGGACCGCACCACCGTGGGCCTGTTCACCTACCCCGTGCTCCAGGTCGCCGACATCCTGCTCTACCAGGCGGACCAGGTGCCTGTCGGCGAGGACCAGCGCCAGCACGTGGAGCTGACCCGCGATGTCGCCGAGCGCTTCAACGGGCGGTT
It contains:
- the trpS gene encoding tryptophan--tRNA ligase, whose product is MATDRPRVLSGIQPTSGSFHLGNYLGAVRQWVSLQETHDAFYMVVDLHAITIPQDPAELRASTRLAAAQLLAAGVDPDRCTLFVQSHVAEHTQLAWVMNCLTGFGEASRMTQFKDKSAKQGADRTTVGLFTYPVLQVADILLYQADQVPVGEDQRQHVELTRDVAERFNGRFGQTFTVPAAYILKEAAKIYDLQDPTAKMSKSASSPKGIINLLDEPKASAKKVRSAVTDTGTEVRYDPVNKPGISNLLVIHSALTGTTVPELEEKFAGQLYGALKTELAGIVADWVTPFRARTQEFLADPAELDAVLAKGAAKAREVAAGTLATAYDRVGFLPPRP
- a CDS encoding PIN domain-containing protein, yielding MARRLILDTGVVIRAERSGAGLGRLLDDEDDVTIAAVTLAELQFGVELADGARRERRQAFVDGVRALIPVEDYTAEIAVVHARLLAAVRRQGKPRGAHDLIVAATAAATARTLLTMDDKAAFDGLPGVRASILPAEPSGRSRG
- the rocD gene encoding ornithine--oxo-acid transaminase produces the protein MIANVSGKSSAELIGAAEEHSAHNYAPLPVVIASARGAWMTDVEGRRYLDLLAGYSALNFGHGHPRLIAEARAQLSRLTLTSRAFHHEHFADFCAGLAELCGMEMVLPMNTGAEAVETAVKTARAWGYRVKGVRPGRAKIVVADQNFHGRTTTIVSFSTDEEARADFGPYTPGFEIVPYGDLAALEAVLDEHAGDVVAVLLEPIQGEAGVRVPPPGYLAGVRELTRARDVLFLADEIQSGLGRTGATFACEHEHVVPDMYILGKALGGGVLPVSAVVSSAAVLGVLRPGEHGSTFGGNPLACAVALEVIAMLREGEPQRRARDLGERLHQELAGWVGAGAVTEVRGRGLWAGVDIDPALGTGREISERLLRRGVLVKDTHGSTIRIAPPLVISPQDLEWALEQLRAELVPRGAAGR
- a CDS encoding type II toxin-antitoxin system Phd/YefM family antitoxin — its product is MRTMTATEVARNFASVLDRAEHGETIVITRGGRRLATLAPTPAGNGAAIKEFLAAQSLDEDFADDVAAARESVTDEMGATWHDD
- a CDS encoding malate dehydrogenase, which encodes MPRTPVNVTVTGAAGQIGYALLFRIASGQLLGPDVPVRLRLLEITPALKAAEGTAMELDDSAFPLLDGIDISDDPNVAFDGTNVALLVGARPRTKGMERGDLLEANGGIFKPQGKAINDHAADDIKVLVVGNPANTNALIAQAAAPDVPAERFTAMTRLDHNRALTQLAKKTGVPVSEIRRLTIWGNHSATQYPDIFHAEIGGKNAAETVNDEAWLADEFIPTVAKRGAAIIEARGASSAASAANAAIDHVHTWVNGTAAGDWTSMAIPSDGSYGVPEGLISSFPVTTSGGTYEIVQGLEINAFSRTRIDASVQELADEREAVRALGLI
- a CDS encoding BCCT family transporter, encoding MKSQPWFQTIAPWVFWPSVAIIGAFVLWAIIWDDAANRVVMNLNSDVVGNLGWYYMVLVSLFVIFVVWVGLSRFGDIKLGKDDDKPDFSTASWLAMLFAAGMGIGLVYWGVAEPLTFYDSPRPGVDGGEAEATRAAFSQTFLHWGIHPWAIYVVVGLAIAYAVHRKGRPVSIRWALEPLLGDRVKGRWGDAIDVIALVGTVFGVATSLGFGVMQISAGADFLGWADNPGTALQVALIVGITLLALLSVLSGLGKGMKWLSNTNMVLFFCLMAFILIAGSTTLLLSDFTENIGNYLQALPSLSFDTGAAHGEEGRAWVSGWTVFYWGWWISWAPFVGIFIARVSKGRTVRQFVGGVLLVPSLLTFFWYSVIGGSAVQQERGEPGSMVGADGVDKDSALFQLLDHFPGGALVAGLTMLLIVLFFVTSSDSGSYVVDMLASGGDPTPPRWSRVFWSVVEGTVAIALLVAAGSDALTTLQTVAIIIALPFSFVMIAMCIATLKQFRAERAAYLAAERRKTETRLIEEAVAALEEADKATAEGVNGTGKKPTATTRT
- a CDS encoding NADP-dependent isocitrate dehydrogenase, which gives rise to MAKIKVANPVVELDGDEMTRIIWQFIKDKLILPYLDVELKYYDLGIEHRDATNDQVTVDAAEAIKQYGVGVKCATITPDEARVEEFGLKRMYRSPNGTIRNILGGVIFREPIIMENVPRLVPGWTKPIVVGRHAFGDQYRATDVKIPGEGTLTLSFTPKDGSEPMELEVYDFPSSGVALAMYNLDDSIRDFARSSFRYGLERNFPVYMSTKNTILKAYDGRFKDLFQEVFDAEFKAEFDARGLTYEHRLIDDMVAAALKWEGGYVWACKNYDGDVQSDIVAQGFGSLGLMTSVLMTPDGKTVEAEAAHGTVTRHYRQHQQGKATSTNPIASIFAWTRGLAHRGKLDNTPEVTEFAHKLEQVCIETVEAGQMTKDLALLIGKDQPWLTTEEFLAALDENLKKKIAATA
- a CDS encoding glycine betaine ABC transporter substrate-binding protein is translated as MRNCRRVLIAGVAVLGLTLSGGCALLDEGVAGAGEELGERIAIAVPDWPGGQANAAVAAYVLETELGVGVDWMPVDQARAWDGLNDGTVQALLEDWGGLPEKTELYVRQKRSVVDAGDLGITGHIGWFVPKRFSDAHPEVLDWENLNDFAEDFNGELLQADAAYATFDAAIIEELGLDLTPVAAGSESALVENITRAAAEGTPLLTYWWQPHWLNAEVEMAEIKLPRYTLGCQNDPETVACAYPDLAPRKYLNAAFAQTEAPAAEFLRAFRWTTDDQNEVARLIEAEGLSPMAAAERWVTQNPAAVEQWLPEPQD